From Clostridia bacterium:
CTGCAAAGGCATGGAATTTATATGTTCCAGTATACCTTGGCTCGACGTACCCTGTCCATCTTACGCTGAAAAATTCGTTTTTTACTGAAGTATCAGGCGAACCTGTCCCCCAATTAAAGTCTATAGAACTGTCAATCCTTGTGAGTATTTTTGTATCCAGGTTCCAGCCATTAAAGTACTCTGCACTTAATCCATTACCGTTTCCAACTGGCGCAAGCAGTGTCCTTTTTGCAAGGGCTGAACTCCACTCACCTGTACCTGATGAATTCTTTGCCCTAACTCTGTAAGTATGTTGTGAGTCGGGTTGCAAGCCTGTATGCGTATAACTTGTACCTGTTCCGTTACTTATTACAGTACCGTCAACCTCTATATCATACCCTTCAGCTTCTATTACACTTCCCCATGTAACCGTGATTGTCGTCTCTGTTCCATTAGCACTTATACCTGAAGGTGTCTCCGGTACCGGCAGATACAGATAACTCTGAGGGATCACTTCCTTGCTCTGCTTATCACTGGACCACATAAGCTTTACAGATGCTGCCCCTGTATAGTCGAAATATTCAAGTCTTATCTCATATTTCTGTCCTGCGACAAGGTCTATAGTTCCTACTTCTTCTCCGAAGGAATCCGTCCATCTGTCAATTATCTTCTGCCCGTTTACCCATAACCTTACTCCGTTGTCTGCAAAGGCATGGAACTTATATGTTCCGGTATACTTAGCCAGGACATAGCCTGTCCATCTTGCACTGAAGAATTCACTCTTTACCGAAGTATCAGGAGAACCTGTTCCCCAGTTGAAATTAACTGCGCTGTCTATCCTTGTAAGCTTCTTGGTATCCAGATTCCACCCGTTAAAGTATTCTGCCTTTAATCCTGTCCCATTACCCTGTGCAGGTAATGTCCTCACCGTTACAGGCGCACTCCACTCTCCTGCACCGGAATTATTCTTTGCTCTCACCCTGTAAACATACTGTGTATCAGGGAGTAATTTTGTATGTAAATAATTATTGTTATTTGCTTCGCCAACATATGCCCCATTAATCTCAATATCATATTTTTCTGCACCAAGTACACTATCCCATGTTATTGAAATCTCAGATTCAGAGGAAAGAGATAATATATTTGCCGGACTATCAGGAGTCGGGCAATATAACTGGCTCTGAGGGATTATTTCCTTTGCCAGTCTGTCACACGACCACATAAGCTTTACAGATGCTGCCCCTGTATAGTCGAAATACTCAAGTCTTATCTCATATTTCTGTCCTGCAACAAGGTCTACAGTCCCCACTTCTTCCCCAAAGGAGTTAGTCCATCTATCGACTATCTTCTGCCCGTTTACCCATAACCTTACTCCGTTATCCCCAAAGACATAAAACTTATATGTTGTTGTATATCTTGGTTGGACATAACCTGTCCACCTTGCACTGAAGAATTCACTCTTTACTGAAGAATCAGGCGTACCTGTTCCCCAATTGAAGTTAACAGTACTGTCTATCCTTGTAAGTTTCTTGGTATCCAGATTCCACCCGTTAAAGTATTCTGCTTTTAGTCCTTTACCAATACCAACCGGTGCAAAATTAGTACGCTGCACAACCGGAGCGCTCCATCCACTAGCCCCACTGCCGTTTACTGCTCTTACCCTATAAGTATATTGAGTATCGGCATACAACCCGTTATGTACAAAACTTGTAGATTCATTACATTTTATTACTACTCCATCAGCCTCAACTTCATAGCCCGATGCCCCCTCCGCTTTATCCCATGTGACAGTAATGGTATTGTCCGTTGGAGACGTATTAATATTTTGAGGCGTTGATGGCTTAGAGATTTTGCTAATTGTCCCGATCACTACACTCCACTCGCCTGTAGCCGAATCATTCCGTGCTCTTACCCTGTATGTATGCTCCGAACCTGCCTCCAGACTTTCATGTGTAAAGCTTGGTGCCTGTACGCTCACAATAGCGCCATCATCTATTTCTACATCATAACCTGTCGCGCCAGGAACTGTATCCCATTCCAATGTAATAGTACTTTCAGTGTTAAACGCCCTGAAATTATCAGGTACTCCTAACTGGGTCACCCTAGTCTGCATTATGCTCCATTCGCCCGAAACAACCGCAGTTTTTGCTCTTACTCTGAATGAGTACACTGTACCGGGAAGGGGATTGATATCAGTATAAGATGTATTATCACCCAGCTCCACTACAGTTCCGTTTACTTCAATTTCATAGCTTGTAGCACCTGAAACTGCATCCCATATTATAGTGATACCCGTTTCATTTACTACTGAGCTGATGTTTGAAGGTGTGCCCAATGATGTACTGTTAGTTACCGAATCGCTCCAGTCTCCTGTTACATCCTGAGTTTTTGCCCTCACTCTGTATACATACTGAGTTCCTGGAACAATCCCGCTGATTGTGTAAGTAGTCGCCTCAGCATTATCTGCAAGATTTTCATTGATTTCTATATCATAACCTGTTGCTCCTGTTACAGGCTCCCAGGTAATCGTTAAAGAGTCCCCGTTCACACTCTCTGTGATACCTGAAGGAATTCCGAGTAGTGTTGCCTTTGCTACAGCATTACTATACTCTCCTAAAGCATTTCCAGCCTTAGCCCTTACTCTATATACATGATTTCCTCCAGGTATCAAGCCGTCATGGGTATAGGAAGTAACATTTCCAGCATCTATTACACTTCCATCAACTTCAACGTCATACCCTTCCGCGCCTTTAATTGCTTCCCAAATAACAGTAATTGTATTCTCTGTTGCTGCACAGCTCACATTCTGTGGTACCCCAACAGGTATAACCGCATTAACAGGAACACTCCAATTTCCAACAATAAACGCGGTCCTGGCTCTTACACGGTATACATAACTGTAACCCGGTGTCACATCACTAATTGTATAGCTGGTACTTGTACCGTTATCTGTTATGGTGCCGTTTACTTCTATATCATAACCTACAGCCCCATCGACAGCATTCCATTGTGTTAATATACTGTCTTCAGTTACAGATGCGGTCACATTTTGAGGAATTCCAAACAAAGTATTTACTGTAGTACTCCCACTCCACTCCCCGGCTATCAGACTATTCTTTGCTTTTACCCTATATGTATGAGTAGTTCCGGGCAGTAGTCCGGTATGAACATAAGAAGTATTTGTCCCATTTTCAATTACATTGCCGTCAACTTCAATTTCATAACTCTCCGCTCCTGCCACTCCATCCCAGGTAAGAGTAATCTCATTTCCTGACGGTGTGACATTAAAATACGAAGGAACTCCCAGCTTTGTTACCTGACTTGCAATATCTGACCATTCACTCCGGGCATAAGCAGTCTTTGCCCTAACCCTGTAAACATGCTGTGTTCCCGGATTTAAGCCACTAAATCTATAAGAAGTTGCTTCACCTACATCTATGGCAGTTCCGTCAGCTTCTGCTTCATAACCGTCAGCTCCTGCCACCGGATTCCATGCTAAGGTTATAGATGTTTCGTCACATACAGTCGACAATCCGGAAGGTGTGTCCAATAGTGTTATTGCAGTTACAGGCTGACTCTTCTCACTTTCGGCAAAAGCTGTCTTAGCCTTCACTGTATAGGAATGCATGGTACCGGGTATAATATCTGCGTGTGTATACTCTGTATCCTGACCGCTGTATATTACTGTACCGTTTTCTTCAACATCATAGCTAGTCGCTCCCTCAACCTTATCCCATCCTATTGTGATATATGTGGTATTCGGTTTTACTATTACATTTAAAGGTTTATCCAACAGAGTCGTTTTATCAACAACCGAGCTCCAGTAACTGGCAGTACCGATACCTCTTGTTCTGACCCTATACTTGTGAGCAGTACCCGGCGTAATATTTTTATGGACGTATTTTGTATCTGTACTGTTGTTTACAATAACCCCATCAACCTCTATATCATATCCAGCAGCCCAATTGACCTTATTCCATGTAACAGTAACAGAGTTAAAATCTGCATCTGCAGATATACTGACAGGTGCAGAAATATAAGGCTTTCTTGCCGCTGACTTATTTGCAGTAGCTTTAAGGGTAGTGCCGTCAGGATTTTTTATTGTCCAGACCAAAGTGTCTCCACTGAATACAGTTGAAAATTTATCGATCTGAAGACCTGATGAAAATACAGCAGGGGGAATAGTAGTTTCATCTGTCACAGTCCCTGTAAACATTGAGTCGGCTTGAGGTACATCGATAGAAAAAGAGTTGATATTCAGCCATCCCCAGAATGCTGTACAGGTTCCATCCGAATTTAGCACCACATATTCCAGTATTGGCTTAACAGGAGCTGCGACCACTTTCTTAACAGGATTGCTCCATTCACTTACTTCTGTTGAATACCTTGCTCTCACTCTGTATGTATGCCACGATTTTGGTTCCAGATTTTTGTGTATATATGTATTGCTTTTTTTATTATCTTTTACTACACCATCTATTTCTATATCATACCCTGTAGCTTTGGATTCTTTATTCCACTTAACGAATACCGTAGTGCCTATTAGCTCAGCTTTAAGATTCTTTGGAATACCCAGCTTACTTTCTTTTTTATCGGATTTTTCATTTTTAGCAATAGTGCTATCCGAAGATATGCGGTTTAATATACTTTCATTCGCAATTGCGAAAGTCTGTACAGGGAATATGAACAGCATTAAAATCGCAACTAATGTACTAAGCCTTTTCCCCATTTTCCCAACCCCCCTATATAAAAGGTAATATTTAAATAAATATATAATATAAAATAATTACCGGTTAAGCTTTCATTGTGCTAAAAAAGGCATACTTAGCCATTTACCAAGTTGCCTGATTAATACCAGTTTCATCTTTTGTTTTTTATCGCCCAAAGGAACTATTTTCATAGGTCTCCCGGACTATAAACTTATACATAATATATTATAGATTAAATTCGACAAAAATCAAGACATTTTTTGGCTTTACTGCTTGTAATTTGTAAAATAATATAGTATTGCGTTTATCCCTTCTATATATTTGTATCAGATAAACTAAGCGACTATGAAAAAAGAGGGTTTTTTATTAATAATGTCGAAATATACAGATTAACAAAATATTTCTATAGGAGGGCTGCCAGTGAAAATCAAAGAAGGTTTCCTGCTCCGTGAAATTGCCGGGTCATGGGTAGTAGTGCCTGTGGGTAATCGGGTAGTCGAGTTTAATGGTTTATTGACCCTTAGTGAAAGCGGCGCACTCCTGTGGAGATTAATGGAAAAAGGTACAGAGAAGGACGCATTGGTTGGATTACTCCTGAAAGAATATGATATCGATAGTACTACTGCAGAAGCTGACGTAGAAGAGTTTATATCATTAGTATCTGAAAAAGGGTTGTTTGAACGATGAGCACGTCATGGAGCCAGCTAAATGACAAGATAATGGAACAGGCTGCGAAAAAAAAGGTGCCTGTCGTAGGGCAATTCGAATTAACTCCGCGCTGCAATCTACAATGCAAAATGTGCTATATATGCAGACGGGAAAATGATTATGAGATACTGGCTGAAGAAATTTCAGCCCACGCTTGGATACAGCTTGCCGCAGGTGCTCGCGATGCAGGAATGCTCTATCTGCTGCTTACCGGTGGAGAAGTATTTTTGCGGCAGGATTTTAAAACCATATATGAAGAAATCTCTATGATGGGATTTGTCACAGAAATATTTACTAATGCAACATTGATAACACCTCAGGTAGCAAAATGGCTTGGGAGAATCCCGCCCTCAAAAGTAGCAGTATCAATATACGGCGCCTCTCCCGAAACATACAGGGTAGTCTGCGGTAGTGCCAGCAGCTACGAACGTACTGTACGGGGTATAGATTTATTGCTGTCTGAGGGTATTACTGTAGATTTGAGAACAACCATAATAAAAGGAAATAAAAACGATTTTACGAAGCTTGCAGACTTTGCAGAAAAGCGGAATCTTGAATTCGGGATTGTGAACTATATATCCCCCCGCCGGGAAAAGGGCGATACCTCCCCGGAAGCTGAACGCTTGTCTCCTGACGAGTTAGCCGAATTTGAAGTATATGTACAAAGCTATTATCAAGATAAGGACCCGGATAAGAAGGAAAATGAACAGACTTTTGAGAGCTGTTCTGATAATACTGCTGCCGATAGACTGAAAATATCCTATTTACCGGATAATTCATGCGAATCATTCAGATGTACAGCAGGACACAGTTCTTTTTGGATAACGTGGAATGGGCAAATGATACCTTGCGGACAAGTAAATACTCCCACAGTTTCCCTAATTAAGAACAATTTTTCTGAAGCCTGGACTAAGTTACAGCGTCTCTGTTCACGTGTCCCTGCCTGCAAAGAATGTGATATTTGTTCTCTTAGCGAGTATTGTATGTCATGCCCTGCAGTACTTGAAGCAGAAACCGGAGCTTTTGATAAACCTTCACCATACCTTTGCGAGTTAGCAAAGAAAAGAATGAATCTGAAACTAATTAATAAAAATACATAATTGTTCGTATTTAGTACCGGAGGTGTCTCTAATGAAAAAATATGTAAAACCAACCCTTGAATTCGTTGAACTCAGGCCGGAAGAAAGACTGGCCGCATGTGTATTTGTAGGACGAAACAAAGGGAGGAACTGTCCTCTGAACCGGACAGCCAGTTAATTCGGACCATGTTAAGGCCTGTCTCAAAAAGACAGGCCTGTTATCTGATTATGCTTACAGGAGAAATATCATATGTTGAATCTGAAAATAAGTGATATAAATATTGATATAATGTTTGACACTGATGATTTCAACAAGTCTGACGATACGGATTGTATAGCCAGTCGTTTTAAAGCATTCCTTTCAAAGCCTGCACAGGCAAATCCTGACATGACGGTATACTTGAAGCATAAAGACTATATACCTCAGCCTGAAGGCATTGTCTTATATGATGAAGGAATTAAGTGGACCAAAAACTATAATAATGCTTTTTATATGTCAATCAGTATGCATGACATAGCTTCAACCGAGATAATCTCACTGCTTGAGGTAAACAATAAATGGTCAAAAGCTTGCATAACCTGTATTAACGATACCTCAAAAAGTAGCTGTTCTATGGCTGTGCCGTTAAGTGAAATTCTCTTCCGAAACAGAATATTATTTTACGGAGGAATAATCCTTCATGCTTCAGCTATCAGGTGGGCGGGAAAGGGGATTTTGTTTTCAGCACCGGCCGGAACCGGAAAATCTACACAGGCAAAACTCTGGAAAAAACTGATGGGGGCTGAAATTCTAAATGACGACCGGCCTGCTGTAAGGATAGTAGACACGCAGACTAATATATACGGTACCCCATGGAGCGGTTCCACACCCTGCTTTTCAAATAGTAATTCGCCATTATCAGCAATAATACTATTGGAACAATCAGATGAAAATGTTATTAAGCATCTT
This genomic window contains:
- a CDS encoding PA14 domain-containing protein; this encodes MGKRLSTLVAILMLFIFPVQTFAIANESILNRISSDSTIAKNEKSDKKESKLGIPKNLKAELIGTTVFVKWNKESKATGYDIEIDGVVKDNKKSNTYIHKNLEPKSWHTYRVRARYSTEVSEWSNPVKKVVAAPVKPILEYVVLNSDGTCTAFWGWLNINSFSIDVPQADSMFTGTVTDETTIPPAVFSSGLQIDKFSTVFSGDTLVWTIKNPDGTTLKATANKSAARKPYISAPVSISADADFNSVTVTWNKVNWAAGYDIEVDGVIVNNSTDTKYVHKNITPGTAHKYRVRTRGIGTASYWSSVVDKTTLLDKPLNVIVKPNTTYITIGWDKVEGATSYDVEENGTVIYSGQDTEYTHADIIPGTMHSYTVKAKTAFAESEKSQPVTAITLLDTPSGLSTVCDETSITLAWNPVAGADGYEAEADGTAIDVGEATSYRFSGLNPGTQHVYRVRAKTAYARSEWSDIASQVTKLGVPSYFNVTPSGNEITLTWDGVAGAESYEIEVDGNVIENGTNTSYVHTGLLPGTTHTYRVKAKNSLIAGEWSGSTTVNTLFGIPQNVTASVTEDSILTQWNAVDGAVGYDIEVNGTITDNGTSTSYTISDVTPGYSYVYRVRARTAFIVGNWSVPVNAVIPVGVPQNVSCAATENTITVIWEAIKGAEGYDVEVDGSVIDAGNVTSYTHDGLIPGGNHVYRVRAKAGNALGEYSNAVAKATLLGIPSGITESVNGDSLTITWEPVTGATGYDIEINENLADNAEATTYTISGIVPGTQYVYRVRAKTQDVTGDWSDSVTNSTSLGTPSNISSVVNETGITIIWDAVSGATSYEIEVNGTVVELGDNTSYTDINPLPGTVYSFRVRAKTAVVSGEWSIMQTRVTQLGVPDNFRAFNTESTITLEWDTVPGATGYDVEIDDGAIVSVQAPSFTHESLEAGSEHTYRVRARNDSATGEWSVVIGTISKISKPSTPQNINTSPTDNTITVTWDKAEGASGYEVEADGVVIKCNESTSFVHNGLYADTQYTYRVRAVNGSGASGWSAPVVQRTNFAPVGIGKGLKAEYFNGWNLDTKKLTRIDSTVNFNWGTGTPDSSVKSEFFSARWTGYVQPRYTTTYKFYVFGDNGVRLWVNGQKIVDRWTNSFGEEVGTVDLVAGQKYEIRLEYFDYTGAASVKLMWSCDRLAKEIIPQSQLYCPTPDSPANILSLSSESEISITWDSVLGAEKYDIEINGAYVGEANNNNYLHTKLLPDTQYVYRVRAKNNSGAGEWSAPVTVRTLPAQGNGTGLKAEYFNGWNLDTKKLTRIDSAVNFNWGTGSPDTSVKSEFFSARWTGYVLAKYTGTYKFHAFADNGVRLWVNGQKIIDRWTDSFGEEVGTIDLVAGQKYEIRLEYFDYTGAASVKLMWSSDKQSKEVIPQSYLYLPVPETPSGISANGTETTITVTWGSVIEAEGYDIEVDGTVISNGTGTSYTHTGLQPDSQHTYRVRAKNSSGTGEWSSALAKRTLLAPVGNGNGLSAEYFNGWNLDTKILTRIDSSIDFNWGTGSPDTSVKNEFFSVRWTGYVEPRYTGTYKFHAFADNGVRLWVNGQKIIDRWTDSFGEEVGTIDLTAGQKYEIRLEYFDYTGAASMKLMWSCDRLAKEIIPQSQLYSPVPEIPLNLKFSNTDSLLTWDTVIGAEYYEIEVDGLVAGSTANTSFTLSDELSGTQHVYRVRAKNSSGTGEWSLVAVANT
- a CDS encoding radical SAM protein, which produces MSTSWSQLNDKIMEQAAKKKVPVVGQFELTPRCNLQCKMCYICRRENDYEILAEEISAHAWIQLAAGARDAGMLYLLLTGGEVFLRQDFKTIYEEISMMGFVTEIFTNATLITPQVAKWLGRIPPSKVAVSIYGASPETYRVVCGSASSYERTVRGIDLLLSEGITVDLRTTIIKGNKNDFTKLADFAEKRNLEFGIVNYISPRREKGDTSPEAERLSPDELAEFEVYVQSYYQDKDPDKKENEQTFESCSDNTAADRLKISYLPDNSCESFRCTAGHSSFWITWNGQMIPCGQVNTPTVSLIKNNFSEAWTKLQRLCSRVPACKECDICSLSEYCMSCPAVLEAETGAFDKPSPYLCELAKKRMNLKLINKNT
- a CDS encoding PqqD family protein, with amino-acid sequence MKIKEGFLLREIAGSWVVVPVGNRVVEFNGLLTLSESGALLWRLMEKGTEKDALVGLLLKEYDIDSTTAEADVEEFISLVSEKGLFER